From Mercenaria mercenaria strain notata chromosome 17, MADL_Memer_1, whole genome shotgun sequence, the proteins below share one genomic window:
- the LOC123536601 gene encoding protein FAM124A-like, whose amino-acid sequence MADEAEIESGNAYGIRLTLLAPKGRGAALGRILSSLTDWIDPSKQIVDVDEMLPDEDDRKQLKRQKNINGYLVTPAISVMLFVRETGKMCVEDVEKVLKKSPWEFHHKVELHNKNAPRTPLAKQEFFKLADDLPLFAACPVLTENEHLRVSLYVHNFPAMVEFYRTITDTEIETNKPEFCVFELYRQPGLDIQLSLKRSQYIYPVPVESAYVSFNVKSIKMVELATDNEVEHVGGNVYTTRDPDGNLVVLYETDLNRSHDCSNLAGACKCCASCLVTGVNSFKLDNCVSFDDVKSLKSTAESHDSGRYSDLDGTNSDNVFYVERFKDAQKRKNRNQSEKSEGYASSSSSSLTIRNENCAEGAKGKSKNETELAKTAEKSSIKKTSSKNSKSGKAVSPVYI is encoded by the coding sequence ATGGCAGATGAAGCAGAAATTGAGAGTGGGAATGCCTATGGAATCCGACTGACCCTTCTGGCACCAAAAGGGCGTGGAGCGGCCTTGGGTCGTATTTTGTCGTCATTGACGGACTGGATAGATCCCTCAAAACAAATTGTTGATGTCGATGAAATGCTACCCGATGAAGACGACAGAAAACAATTAAAACGACAAAAGAATATAAATGGTTACCTGGTAACACCAGCAATAAGCGTCATGTTGTTTGTTCGAGAGACAGGCAAAATGTGTGTTGAAGATGTAGAGAAAGTACTCAAGAAGTCTCCGTGGGAGTTCCATCACAAAGTGGAACTGCACAACAAAAATGCGCCTCGAACGCCTCTTGCGAAACAAGAGTTCTTCAAGCTTGCCGACGACTTGCCACTATTTGCAGCTTGCCCAGTTCTTACGGAAAACGAACATTTGCGTGTCAGCCTCTATGTGCACAACTTCCCTGCGATGGTTGAATTCTATCGAACAATAACGGACACGGAAATTGAAACAAATAAACCGGAGTTTTGTGTATTTGAACTATACCGACAACCCGGACTGGACATTCAGTTATCCCTGAAACGGTCTCAGTACATATATCCGGTTCCCGTGGAGTCAGCTTACGTAAGTTTCAACGTCAAAAGTATCAAAATGGTTGAGTTAGCAACCGACAATGAAGTTGAACATGTGGGCGGAAACGTCTACACAACACGTGACCCTGATGGAAATCTTGTCGTTCTTTATGAAACTGATCTAAATCGTTCACACGATTGTTCTAATCTTGCCGGCGCTTGCAAATGCTGCGCTTCCTGTCTTGTCACGGGAGTTAACTCTTTTAAATTGGATAACTGTGTTAGTTTTGATGACGTGAAAAGTCTTAAAAGCACGGCTGAAAGTCATGATTCAGGAAGATATTCTGATTTAGATGGAACAAACAGTGACAATGTATTTTATGTTGAACGGTTCAAAGATGCTCAAAAACGTAAAAATAGAAACCAAAGTGAAAAAAGTGAGGGGTATGCCAGTTCTAGCTCTTCAAGTCTGACgataagaaatgaaaattgtgcTGAAGGAGCGAAAGgcaaaagtaaaaatgaaacagaaCTTGCGAAAACCGCAGAAAAATCTTCTATCAAGAAAACTAGCTCAAAAAATTCTAAATCAGGAAAAGCAGTAAGTCCAGTGTATATCTAA